In the Bos indicus x Bos taurus breed Angus x Brahman F1 hybrid chromosome 20, Bos_hybrid_MaternalHap_v2.0, whole genome shotgun sequence genome, one interval contains:
- the NSA2 gene encoding ribosome biogenesis protein NSA2 homolog codes for MPQNEYIELHRKRYGYRLDYHEKKRKKEGREAHERSKKAKKMIGLKAKLYHKQRHAEKIQMKKTIKMHEKRNTKQKNDEKTPQGAVPAYLLDREGQSRAKVLSNMIKQKRKEKAGKWEVPLPKVRAQGETEVLKVIRTGKRKKKAWKRMVTKVCFVGDGFTRKPPKYERFIRPMGLRFKKAHVTHPELKATFCLPILGVKKNPSSPLYTTLGVITKGTVIEVNVSELGLVTQGGKVIWGKYAQVTNNPENDGCINAVLLV; via the exons ATG CCACAAAATGAATATATTGAGTTACACCGTAAGCGCTATGGATATCGTTTGGATTaccatgagaaaaagagaaagaaggaaggtcGAGAGGCTCATGAACGTTCAAAGAAGGCAAAAAAGATGATTGGTCTGAAAGCTAAGCTCTACCATAAACAGCGCCATGctgagaaaatacaaatgaaaaagac TATTAAGATGCATGAAAAGAGAAACACCAAACAGAAGAATGATGAAAAGACTCCACAAGGAGCAGTACCTGCATATCTACTGGACCGAGAGGGACAGTCTCGAGCTAAAGTACTTTCCAATATGATTAAACAGAAACGAAAAGAGAAAGCG GGAAAATGGGAGGTCCCTCTGCCTAAAGTTCGTGCCCAGGGAGAAACAGAAGTATTAAAAGTTATTCgaacaggaaagagaaagaagaaagcctGGAAGAGGATGGTTACTAAAGTCTGTTTTGTTGGAGATGGCTTTACTCGAAAACCACCTAAATATGAAAGATTCATTAGGCCAATG GGATTACGTTTCAAGAAGGCTCATGTAACACATCCTGAACTGAAAGCCACCTTTTGCTTGCCAATACTTGGTGTAAAGAAGAATCCCTCATCCCCACTATATACAACTTTGGGCGTTATTACCAAAGGAACCGTCATTGAGGTGAACGTGAGCGAGTTGGGCCTTGTAACACAAGGAGGCAAAGTCATCTGGG GAAAATATGCCCAGGTTACCAATAATCCTGAAAATGATGGATGCATAAATGCAGTCTTACTGGTTTGA